A window of Natrinema versiforme contains these coding sequences:
- a CDS encoding alpha/beta fold hydrolase — translation MKARTVLGAALGTIGGAVLGNRLLKRRAGDLENPLIGVERTYRWRGIETSYTVAGDPNDPDMLLLHGIYAGSSSHEFEPIVEQLAEDYHVYAVDLPGFGRSERPPLVYSATLYAEFVRDFAADVTDEPIVVASSLSGTFAVDAADETDFERLVLICPTDETGDERPWLRTLMRTPIVGTTLYNLLASKPSIRYFYDRDGYYDSDRIDADEVQYAWTSAHQPGARYATASFAAGTLDPDFDLATELAALETPTTLIWGRDAELVPLREGRDLAEAADLDLVVIDYATQLPHAEHPDKFVEYLSAELPRVDIGGDE, via the coding sequence ATGAAAGCCCGAACAGTCCTCGGTGCAGCTCTCGGAACCATCGGTGGGGCAGTCCTCGGCAACCGCCTCCTCAAGCGACGCGCGGGCGACCTCGAGAACCCGCTGATCGGCGTCGAACGGACGTATCGATGGCGAGGGATCGAGACGAGCTACACCGTCGCGGGCGATCCGAACGATCCCGACATGCTCCTGCTTCACGGGATCTACGCGGGCTCGAGCAGCCACGAGTTCGAGCCGATCGTCGAGCAACTGGCCGAGGACTACCACGTGTACGCGGTCGACCTTCCCGGGTTCGGCCGATCCGAGCGGCCGCCGTTGGTCTACTCCGCGACCCTCTACGCCGAGTTCGTCCGCGACTTCGCGGCCGACGTGACCGACGAGCCGATCGTCGTCGCCTCGTCGCTGTCCGGAACCTTCGCCGTCGATGCCGCCGACGAGACCGACTTCGAGCGGCTGGTATTGATCTGTCCGACCGACGAGACCGGCGACGAGCGACCGTGGCTCCGAACCCTCATGCGGACGCCGATCGTCGGCACGACGCTGTACAACCTGCTCGCGAGCAAGCCCTCGATCCGGTACTTCTACGACCGGGACGGCTACTATGATTCCGACCGGATCGACGCCGACGAGGTCCAGTACGCGTGGACCAGCGCCCACCAGCCAGGCGCACGCTACGCGACCGCCTCCTTCGCCGCGGGCACCCTCGACCCCGATTTCGACCTCGCGACGGAGCTGGCGGCCCTCGAGACCCCCACGACGCTGATCTGGGGTCGAGACGCCGAACTCGTTCCGCTTCGGGAGGGCAGGGATCTCGCCGAGGCGGCCGACCTCGATCTCGTCGTCATCGACTACGCGACGCAGTTGCCCCACGCCGAGCACCCCGACAAGTTCGTCGAGTACCTGAGCGCCGAACTCCCGCGAGTCGATATCGGCGGCGACGAGTAG
- a CDS encoding DUF3267 domain-containing protein, giving the protein MSRSDSVQTRRPLATFRLTRSVAIQWLVVSAVGFFGFAYAFGHVLAWIRGTALEPIAIAPSSPPTVLGGLVVSLGLLVCVVVPHELLHGVFMARYGDAPSYGIGLSYFVLPYAYAETSGASYSRNQLLVALLAPFAVITAAGLVTMVVFPTPLLIVPLAANAAGSIGDLWMAGVLCQYPADVRVGDPPSGVRGFGIYGADERAVSRLPGTPLLSRFLRGSVATLAAVAAYALLAVFLSLAFGSGDIVLGDPDRGWLLFRHDRRPGGTAFLEIGDWALLGVAALGGLVWTVVATVRQRLERE; this is encoded by the coding sequence GTGAGCCGTTCGGACTCCGTCCAGACCCGTCGCCCGCTCGCGACGTTTCGACTCACGCGATCGGTCGCGATACAGTGGCTCGTCGTCTCCGCGGTGGGATTCTTCGGCTTCGCCTACGCGTTCGGCCACGTTCTCGCATGGATCCGGGGTACCGCGCTCGAGCCGATCGCGATCGCGCCGTCCTCGCCGCCGACGGTGCTCGGCGGATTAGTCGTCTCCCTCGGACTGCTCGTCTGTGTGGTCGTCCCCCACGAACTCCTCCACGGCGTGTTCATGGCTCGCTATGGCGACGCCCCGAGCTACGGCATCGGTCTCTCGTACTTCGTATTGCCGTACGCCTACGCCGAGACGAGCGGAGCGAGTTACTCCCGGAATCAGTTGCTCGTCGCCCTGCTCGCGCCGTTTGCAGTGATCACCGCGGCCGGGCTCGTCACGATGGTCGTCTTCCCCACGCCGTTGCTGATCGTCCCGCTGGCGGCGAACGCGGCCGGCTCGATCGGCGACCTCTGGATGGCCGGCGTCCTCTGTCAGTACCCCGCCGACGTTCGCGTGGGCGACCCGCCTAGCGGCGTTCGCGGATTCGGCATCTACGGCGCGGACGAACGGGCCGTGAGCCGCCTGCCGGGGACGCCGCTCCTCTCGCGATTCCTGCGGGGAAGTGTCGCTACCCTCGCCGCAGTCGCGGCGTACGCGCTCCTCGCGGTGTTTCTCTCGCTCGCCTTCGGCTCCGGCGACATCGTCCTCGGCGATCCCGACCGCGGCTGGCTGCTCTTCCGCCACGACCGCCGACCCGGCGGCACCGCGTTCCTCGAGATCGGTGATTGGGCCCTGCTCGGGGTCGCCGCCCTCGG
- a CDS encoding beta-ketoacyl synthase N-terminal-like domain-containing protein, with the protein MSDVRVAGTGLTPFGNSPERTGRDLFAEASIAAFEESGVPRDDVEAVLYGNFMGELSEHQGHQGPLMAEAAGVRAPATRYESACASSGVAVREAVKRIRNGENDVLLVGGAERMTNLGTAGATEALAIAADDLWEVRAGVTFPGAYALMAQAYFDEFGGEHEDLAHIAVKNHENALTNEKAQYQRAIEVADVLEAPPVSEPLGLYDACPISDGASALVLTSESYAAKHDLEAPVAITGTGQGGDRMALHDREHLARSPAAREAGAEAYADAGVDAGDVDFAEVHDCFTIAEVLALEALDLEPIGEGISAARNGRTTADGETPINLSGGLKAKGHPVGATGASQIAEVTDLLAGEHPNSDHVADATTGVAHNAGGTVASATVHVLEVVA; encoded by the coding sequence ATGAGTGACGTACGTGTTGCGGGCACAGGGCTGACGCCGTTCGGGAACAGTCCCGAACGGACCGGCCGGGATCTCTTCGCCGAAGCGAGCATCGCAGCCTTCGAAGAGAGCGGGGTTCCCCGGGACGATGTCGAGGCCGTCCTCTACGGCAACTTCATGGGCGAACTCTCCGAACATCAGGGCCATCAGGGCCCGCTGATGGCCGAAGCGGCGGGCGTGCGGGCGCCGGCGACCCGCTACGAATCCGCCTGCGCCTCGAGCGGCGTCGCGGTCCGCGAGGCGGTCAAACGGATCCGCAACGGCGAGAACGACGTGTTGCTGGTCGGCGGCGCGGAACGCATGACCAACCTCGGCACCGCGGGCGCGACCGAGGCGCTCGCCATCGCCGCGGACGACCTCTGGGAGGTGCGGGCCGGGGTGACCTTCCCCGGCGCGTACGCGCTGATGGCACAGGCCTACTTCGACGAGTTCGGCGGCGAACACGAGGATCTGGCCCACATCGCGGTGAAGAATCACGAAAACGCCCTCACCAACGAGAAGGCCCAGTACCAGCGCGCGATCGAGGTCGCGGACGTCCTCGAGGCCCCGCCGGTCTCCGAACCGCTCGGGCTCTACGACGCCTGTCCGATCTCGGACGGCGCGTCGGCGCTCGTCCTGACGAGCGAGTCCTACGCCGCCAAGCACGACCTCGAGGCCCCCGTCGCGATCACGGGGACCGGGCAGGGCGGCGACCGGATGGCCCTCCACGACCGCGAACACCTCGCCCGCTCGCCCGCCGCGCGCGAGGCGGGCGCGGAGGCCTACGCCGACGCCGGCGTCGACGCCGGCGACGTGGACTTCGCGGAGGTCCACGACTGCTTTACGATCGCCGAAGTACTCGCGCTCGAGGCCTTGGACCTCGAGCCGATCGGCGAGGGGATCTCGGCGGCCCGGAACGGGCGGACGACCGCGGACGGCGAGACGCCGATCAACCTCTCGGGGGGGCTGAAGGCCAAGGGCCACCCGGTCGGCGCGACCGGCGCGTCCCAGATCGCTGAAGTGACCGATCTGTTGGCCGGCGAGCATCCCAACAGCGACCACGTCGCGGATGCGACGACCGGCGTCGCCCACAACGCGGGCGGTACAGTTGCGAGTGCAACCGTTCACGTGTTGGAGGTGGTCGCATGA
- a CDS encoding cobalamin B12-binding domain-containing protein, producing the protein MSSEQEAESIRCLVAKVGLDGHDRGAHVVARAFRDAGFEVIYSGLHKSPEEIVQAAVQEDVDVLGISILSGAHDTLVPKIMDGLEEYGAKEDTLVLAGGVIPDEDREGLKEEGVAAIFGPGTSIEETIEFVRENAPQR; encoded by the coding sequence ATGAGCAGCGAACAGGAAGCGGAGTCGATCCGGTGTCTCGTCGCCAAAGTCGGTCTCGACGGCCACGACCGCGGTGCTCACGTCGTCGCGCGCGCGTTCCGGGACGCCGGCTTCGAAGTCATTTACTCCGGCCTGCACAAGTCCCCCGAGGAGATCGTTCAGGCGGCGGTCCAGGAGGACGTCGATGTCCTCGGGATCTCCATCCTCTCGGGCGCACACGACACGCTCGTCCCGAAGATCATGGACGGCCTCGAGGAGTACGGGGCGAAAGAGGACACCCTCGTCCTCGCCGGCGGCGTCATCCCCGACGAGGACCGCGAGGGGCTCAAAGAAGAAGGTGTCGCCGCCATCTTCGGCCCCGGCACGTCGATCGAGGAGACCATCGAGTTCGTCCGCGAGAACGCGCCCCAGCGATGA
- a CDS encoding heme o synthase — translation MARESFPRPIGTRRRFSALLAATALGVYLLLIVGATTSLTNAAASCSTWPTCHAPVDPLSQTELAIAWAHRLTAVVVGLLVAATAVAAVLGDTSSRIRTTLVVAAALYVVQIGVGAVTATIGPAAILPGLHLGLGLVIFSGIVLALAWDLELATGSEDEDGIDSPEPLADLEESVPTASERTLPSSRLARARLTAFAYFQMMKPRLMWLLCLVAAAGMALAAGPGLEIPTIIATLGGGVLAIGASGTFNHVLERDVDQKMSRTADRPLAVDLIPVRNALLFGAGLTVASLAAFLTINRLAAALGLAAIIFYSVVYTLLLKPNTVQNTVIGGAAGALPALIGWAAVTNEIGWPGLALAGVIFLWTPAHFYNLALAYKNDYARGGFPMMPVVRGETETRKQIIYYIAATLVSSIALAWLTDLGPLYAGTVVVFGGIFLWAAVRLHFEQTEAAAFRAFHASNAFLGAVLVAILVDALAF, via the coding sequence GTGGCAAGAGAGTCGTTTCCCCGCCCGATCGGCACGCGACGCCGCTTCTCAGCACTGCTCGCAGCGACCGCGCTGGGCGTCTACCTGCTCCTGATCGTCGGCGCGACGACTTCGCTGACGAACGCGGCCGCGTCGTGTTCGACGTGGCCGACCTGTCACGCGCCCGTCGACCCGCTGAGTCAGACCGAGCTCGCGATCGCGTGGGCCCACCGGCTCACGGCGGTCGTCGTCGGCCTGCTCGTCGCCGCGACCGCCGTCGCCGCGGTCCTCGGCGACACCTCGAGCCGTATCCGAACGACGCTCGTCGTCGCCGCCGCGCTCTACGTCGTCCAGATCGGCGTCGGTGCCGTCACCGCGACGATCGGCCCCGCGGCGATCCTCCCCGGGCTCCACCTCGGGCTCGGACTCGTGATCTTCTCGGGGATCGTCCTCGCGCTCGCGTGGGACCTCGAGCTCGCGACCGGCAGCGAGGACGAGGACGGTATCGACTCGCCCGAGCCGCTCGCGGATCTCGAGGAATCGGTGCCGACCGCCTCGGAACGCACGCTCCCCTCGAGTCGCCTCGCTCGCGCTCGGCTCACCGCCTTCGCGTACTTCCAGATGATGAAACCGCGACTGATGTGGCTGCTCTGTCTCGTCGCCGCCGCGGGGATGGCGCTGGCCGCCGGCCCCGGCCTCGAGATTCCCACGATCATCGCGACGCTCGGCGGCGGCGTCCTCGCGATCGGCGCCTCGGGGACCTTCAACCACGTCCTCGAGCGCGATGTCGACCAGAAGATGTCCCGCACGGCAGACCGGCCGCTGGCGGTCGATCTGATTCCGGTTCGCAACGCCTTGCTGTTCGGCGCCGGACTGACCGTCGCGTCGCTGGCCGCGTTCCTGACGATCAACCGGCTGGCCGCGGCGCTCGGGCTGGCCGCGATCATCTTCTACAGCGTGGTCTACACGCTCCTCCTCAAACCGAACACGGTCCAGAATACGGTCATCGGCGGCGCTGCGGGCGCACTGCCTGCGCTCATCGGCTGGGCCGCCGTCACGAACGAAATCGGCTGGCCCGGCCTCGCGCTCGCGGGCGTCATCTTCCTCTGGACGCCGGCACACTTCTACAACCTCGCGCTGGCCTACAAGAACGACTACGCTCGCGGCGGCTTCCCCATGATGCCGGTCGTCCGCGGCGAGACAGAGACGCGAAAGCAGATCATCTACTACATCGCTGCGACGCTCGTGAGTTCGATCGCGCTGGCGTGGCTCACCGACCTCGGTCCGCTGTACGCCGGGACGGTCGTCGTCTTCGGCGGGATCTTCCTCTGGGCCGCCGTTCGACTCCACTTCGAGCAGACCGAGGCCGCCGCGTTCCGCGCGTTCCACGCCTCGAACGCGTTCCTCGGAGCCGTGCTGGTCGCGATCCTCGTCGACGCGCTCGCGTTTTGA
- the meaB gene encoding methylmalonyl Co-A mutase-associated GTPase MeaB, whose product MTMDADDESLLKDLLTGKHRALARTISKIENRSPGYRDLVSELYAHTGDADVIGITGSPGAGKSTLVDKLAETYRGRGETVGVIAIDPSSPFTGGAVLGDRIRMASTVGDMDVFVRSMSARGTLGGLSTATADAVKAMDAFGKDKIIIETVGAGQNEIDIVRTADTVAVLVPPGSGDDIQTLKAGILEIADVFVVNKADRDGADRTVQELREMVHLGEESGLGSGSGGHHSQEVIDAHDDWDGETDADEDEAEDWTPPIVETVATKGTGVETFIDELANHRAYLVDSGTRAEKVRQRYAEEIRTLLREDVHALLEDELDERGGIDDLADAVRRGETDPYSIANDVLAPVEACVENLETKPGEDGSGPE is encoded by the coding sequence ATGACCATGGACGCCGACGACGAATCGCTGCTCAAGGACCTACTGACGGGGAAACACCGCGCGCTCGCCCGGACCATCTCGAAGATCGAGAATCGATCGCCGGGCTATCGGGACCTCGTCTCCGAACTGTACGCGCACACGGGCGACGCCGATGTGATCGGTATTACGGGCAGCCCCGGCGCGGGCAAGTCCACGCTGGTCGACAAACTCGCCGAAACCTACCGCGGCCGCGGCGAGACGGTCGGCGTCATCGCGATCGATCCCTCCTCGCCGTTCACCGGCGGCGCGGTGCTCGGGGACCGCATCCGGATGGCCTCCACCGTGGGCGATATGGACGTGTTCGTCCGCTCGATGAGCGCCCGCGGCACGCTCGGCGGTCTCTCGACGGCGACGGCGGACGCCGTCAAGGCGATGGACGCCTTCGGCAAGGACAAGATCATCATCGAGACCGTCGGCGCGGGCCAGAACGAGATCGACATCGTCCGGACCGCCGACACCGTCGCCGTCCTCGTCCCGCCGGGTTCGGGCGACGACATCCAGACGCTGAAAGCCGGCATCCTCGAGATCGCGGACGTCTTCGTCGTGAACAAGGCCGACCGCGACGGGGCGGACCGCACGGTACAGGAGCTTCGGGAGATGGTCCACCTCGGCGAGGAGAGCGGGCTCGGCAGTGGCAGCGGTGGCCACCACAGTCAGGAGGTGATCGACGCCCACGACGACTGGGACGGCGAGACCGACGCGGACGAAGACGAGGCCGAGGACTGGACGCCGCCGATCGTCGAGACCGTCGCCACGAAGGGCACCGGCGTCGAGACCTTCATCGACGAACTCGCGAACCACCGCGCGTACCTCGTCGACTCCGGCACTCGAGCCGAGAAGGTCCGCCAGCGCTACGCCGAGGAGATCCGCACGCTGCTCCGCGAGGATGTCCACGCCCTGCTCGAGGACGAACTCGACGAACGCGGCGGGATCGACGACCTCGCCGACGCCGTGCGTCGGGGCGAGACCGACCCGTACTCGATCGCGAACGACGTGCTCGCGCCTGTCGAGGCCTGCGTCGAAAACCTCGAGACCAAGCCGGGCGAGGACGGCTCGGGTCCGGAGTAG
- a CDS encoding SLC13 family permease, which translates to MIHRLLGGSNKRLVQFLLAGIGMVAIAAAPSPAGLSVTGQYAIATMFFAGILWVTGALPLAVTALTIPVLLTGTGVYDSMDAALVGFADHIIFLFLAGFMLANAIQKYDIDRRIALYSIAKMGSSPRRLILAIMVVTAVLSMWVSNTATAAMMTPIAVGVLTQVLDRDDLASSEAKTQDTSASEEPAADGGIAESPAAFTNLQISMLLGTAYAASVGGVGTIIGTPPNAILVGQLNAILDYEIGFADWFLVGFPIVVVTLPLVWFVLTYVLYPPEVPDVGAARASAREQLAAEGELAPRGKRVAAIFAATAGLWMVGGLGEFFEPYLSSVWMTTIFGGEGMTVFGVDGHQGLLYYVMVGVAAVPALVLADTMEWEELVDIDWGTLLLFGGGISLANALADTGATEWIANTAFSGLVGAPIVLVIGAVVLLVIFLTEMTSNAATTSIIVPILISLGSVFSATLGLTDFSTALFLSVAGTIAASFAFALPVATPPNAIVFGSGYVEQRHMLRAGLILNAIMTAVLTGLIWVLFTFVWPHLLW; encoded by the coding sequence ATGATACATCGACTCTTGGGCGGGTCAAACAAGCGATTAGTACAATTCCTCCTTGCGGGGATCGGGATGGTTGCGATCGCAGCCGCCCCGTCCCCGGCCGGGCTCTCGGTGACGGGCCAGTACGCCATTGCGACGATGTTCTTCGCAGGCATCCTCTGGGTAACCGGTGCGCTTCCGCTGGCGGTCACCGCACTAACGATTCCCGTGTTGCTGACCGGCACCGGCGTCTACGACTCGATGGACGCCGCGCTCGTCGGGTTCGCGGATCACATCATCTTCCTGTTCCTGGCCGGGTTCATGCTCGCGAACGCGATCCAAAAGTACGATATCGACCGGCGGATCGCGCTGTACTCCATCGCCAAGATGGGCAGTTCGCCGCGGCGGTTGATCCTCGCGATCATGGTCGTGACCGCCGTGTTGTCGATGTGGGTCTCGAACACCGCGACGGCCGCGATGATGACGCCCATCGCGGTCGGGGTCCTCACGCAAGTCCTTGACCGCGATGACCTCGCGTCGTCGGAGGCGAAAACGCAGGACACGTCGGCGTCCGAAGAACCGGCTGCCGACGGCGGGATCGCCGAGTCGCCGGCCGCGTTCACGAACCTCCAGATCTCGATGCTCCTCGGGACCGCCTACGCCGCCAGCGTCGGCGGCGTCGGGACGATCATCGGTACGCCGCCCAACGCCATCCTCGTGGGCCAGCTCAACGCCATTCTGGACTACGAGATCGGGTTCGCCGACTGGTTCCTCGTCGGCTTCCCGATCGTCGTCGTGACGCTCCCACTCGTCTGGTTCGTCCTGACCTACGTGCTGTATCCGCCGGAGGTCCCCGACGTGGGCGCCGCTCGAGCCAGTGCTCGAGAGCAACTCGCGGCGGAGGGCGAACTCGCTCCCCGCGGCAAGCGCGTGGCCGCGATCTTCGCCGCGACGGCCGGGCTCTGGATGGTCGGCGGACTCGGCGAGTTCTTCGAACCGTACCTCTCGAGCGTCTGGATGACGACCATCTTCGGCGGCGAGGGGATGACGGTCTTCGGCGTCGACGGCCATCAGGGACTGCTCTATTACGTGATGGTCGGCGTCGCCGCGGTTCCGGCGCTCGTACTGGCCGACACGATGGAGTGGGAGGAACTGGTCGACATCGACTGGGGGACGCTGTTGCTGTTCGGCGGGGGTATCTCGCTCGCGAACGCGCTCGCGGACACGGGTGCGACGGAGTGGATCGCGAACACGGCGTTCAGCGGGCTCGTCGGCGCGCCCATTGTCCTCGTCATCGGCGCGGTCGTGTTGCTGGTCATCTTCCTCACCGAAATGACGTCGAACGCCGCGACGACCAGTATCATCGTTCCCATCCTGATCAGCCTCGGGAGCGTCTTCTCGGCGACGCTCGGGCTGACCGACTTCTCGACCGCGCTGTTCCTCTCGGTCGCCGGGACGATCGCCGCGAGCTTCGCCTTCGCGCTCCCGGTCGCGACGCCGCCCAACGCCATCGTGTTCGGCAGCGGCTACGTCGAACAGCGCCACATGCTCCGCGCGGGGCTCATCTTGAACGCCATCATGACCGCCGTCCTCACCGGGCTCATCTGGGTCCTGTTTACGTTCGTTTGGCCGCATCTGCTCTGGTGA
- a CDS encoding Zn-ribbon domain-containing OB-fold protein has product MSDSENEVHDAGFDNWLAAAEEGDAYYLECANGHGSLPPRRVCPDCGSTDLAEADLPETGDIQTFTVTHVPTPAFEEDAPYATAVVDFGSVRLTGQVVGVDPEAVETGLSVELEITVSETTGERVIGLRPA; this is encoded by the coding sequence ATGAGCGACTCCGAAAACGAGGTCCACGACGCCGGCTTCGACAACTGGCTCGCGGCCGCCGAGGAGGGGGACGCGTACTACCTCGAGTGTGCGAACGGCCACGGCTCCCTGCCGCCGCGTCGGGTCTGTCCCGACTGTGGCTCGACCGACCTCGCCGAGGCCGACCTGCCCGAAACCGGCGATATTCAGACGTTCACCGTCACGCACGTCCCGACGCCGGCCTTCGAGGAGGACGCGCCCTACGCGACGGCCGTCGTCGACTTCGGCTCCGTTCGCCTGACCGGACAGGTCGTCGGGGTCGATCCCGAGGCCGTCGAAACCGGGCTCTCGGTCGAACTCGAGATCACGGTTTCGGAGACGACCGGCGAGCGCGTGATCGGCCTCCGTCCGGCGTAG
- a CDS encoding M42 family metallopeptidase yields MTTVPFDLSLLTELTETSGVPGYEDRVRELVVREFEDSVDRVRTDAMGNVVGTLEGESDYSVAVAAHMDEIGFMVRHIRGDDDGYGFVELDALGGWDARVLKAQRVTIHAEDEDVPAVIGSPPPHTLDESEREKTPEVEDVVVDPGLPYEELTERVSPGDLVTMDQTTERVGETITGKALDDRVCLFAMLEAARRLTDPDVTIHFCATVQEEVGLRGARALGVDIDPDLALALDVTVANDIPGFDAGSHVTELGDGTAIKLKDSSVITNPKLHGRLQSLAEDEEIDHQLEILPSGGTDTAGFQHTAGAKPVGAISVPTRYLHTVTETAHVDDIAATIDLLEAFLATEDGEYDYTL; encoded by the coding sequence ATGACAACCGTTCCGTTCGATCTGTCGCTCCTGACGGAGTTGACGGAGACGAGTGGCGTCCCCGGCTACGAGGATCGCGTCCGCGAACTCGTCGTCCGGGAGTTCGAGGACTCGGTCGACCGCGTGCGCACCGATGCGATGGGCAACGTCGTCGGGACCCTCGAGGGCGAGAGCGACTACTCGGTGGCCGTCGCGGCACACATGGACGAAATTGGCTTTATGGTTCGCCACATCCGCGGCGACGACGACGGCTACGGCTTCGTCGAACTCGACGCGCTCGGCGGCTGGGACGCTCGCGTGCTCAAGGCCCAGCGCGTGACGATTCACGCCGAAGACGAGGACGTTCCGGCCGTTATCGGCTCGCCACCGCCGCACACGTTAGACGAGAGCGAGCGGGAGAAGACCCCCGAGGTCGAGGACGTCGTCGTCGACCCCGGTCTGCCCTACGAGGAGCTAACCGAGCGCGTCTCGCCCGGCGACCTCGTCACGATGGACCAGACCACCGAGCGCGTCGGCGAGACGATCACCGGCAAAGCGCTGGACGACCGTGTCTGTCTGTTCGCCATGCTCGAGGCGGCCCGCCGGCTGACCGATCCCGACGTGACGATCCACTTCTGTGCGACCGTCCAAGAGGAGGTCGGACTCCGCGGCGCTCGCGCCCTCGGCGTCGATATCGACCCCGACCTCGCGCTCGCACTGGACGTCACCGTCGCCAACGACATCCCCGGCTTCGACGCCGGCTCGCACGTCACCGAACTCGGCGACGGCACCGCCATCAAGCTCAAGGACTCGAGCGTCATCACCAACCCGAAACTCCACGGCCGACTCCAGTCGCTCGCCGAGGACGAGGAGATCGACCACCAACTCGAGATACTCCCGTCGGGTGGCACCGACACCGCCGGCTTCCAGCACACCGCCGGCGCGAAACCCGTCGGCGCGATCTCGGTCCCGACCCGATACCTCCACACCGTGACCGAGACCGCCCACGTCGACGACATCGCTGCGACGATCGATCTGCTCGAGGCCTTCCTCGCGACCGAAGACGGCGAGTACGACTACACGCTCTGA